The Bacteroidota bacterium genome contains a region encoding:
- a CDS encoding ABC transporter ATP-binding protein gives MDTVLKAENIVKYFNEPEQFEVLKNITFEAKRGEFLSLVGKSGCGKSTLLYILSTLDTDYKGTLVVNGETLTGKSQNELAKFRNSHIGFVFQFHFLLPEFSCLQNVMLPALKLGKYTTEEIEHRAYDKLKLLGVEEQALKLSSKLSGGQQQRIAIARALINDPSIIMGDEPTGNLDSENTKNVFNILKELSQEFGQTIIAVTHDKEFADKTDRIIEMEDGRIL, from the coding sequence ATGGACACGGTTTTAAAAGCAGAAAATATCGTCAAATATTTCAATGAACCTGAACAATTCGAGGTTTTAAAAAATATTACTTTCGAAGCTAAGCGTGGTGAATTCCTGAGCCTCGTGGGCAAATCGGGTTGTGGTAAATCAACACTATTATATATACTTTCTACCCTCGATACCGATTATAAAGGTACACTAGTTGTAAATGGAGAAACACTCACAGGCAAATCACAAAATGAGTTGGCAAAATTTAGAAATTCACATATAGGTTTTGTATTCCAATTTCATTTTTTATTACCTGAGTTTTCTTGTTTGCAAAACGTAATGCTGCCAGCTTTGAAGTTGGGAAAGTATACTACAGAAGAAATTGAACATCGGGCTTATGACAAATTAAAACTATTGGGTGTTGAAGAACAAGCACTCAAGCTTTCGAGCAAGCTAAGTGGTGGACAGCAGCAACGTATTGCTATAGCCCGTGCCCTCATTAATGATCCAAGTATTATAATGGGCGATGAACCCACAGGAAATTTGGATTCTGAAAACACAAAAAATGTATTTAATATATTAAAAGAGTTATCTCAGGAATTTGGACAAACTATTATAGCCGTTACGCATGATAAAGAATTTGCCGATA